A window of Anolis carolinensis isolate JA03-04 unplaced genomic scaffold, rAnoCar3.1.pri scaffold_21, whole genome shotgun sequence contains these coding sequences:
- the LOC103281476 gene encoding zinc finger protein 84 isoform X2, producing the protein MENLHPHSTSHIEEKLHKCMDCGKCFMWRSSLTTHQQTHTGEKPYTCMECGKSFSQSAQWSSHQRTHTGEKPYTCMECGKNFSWSSNLLSHQRTHTGEKPYTCMECGKSFSRSDILRSHQRTHTGEKPYTCMECGKSFSHSGDLHSHQRIHTGEKPYQCIECGKSFSHREALRSHQRTHIGEKPYQCMECGKSFIQSGQLHTHERTHTGEKPHKCIQCGKSFSQIGNLRSHQRTHTGEKPYTCMECGENFSRIGHLHSHQRTHTGEKPYQCKECGKSFGRRDILHFHQRTHTGEKPYQCMECEKSFSQSGQLRRHQRTHTGEKPHKCMECGKSFSQSGVLRFHQRTHTGEKPYTCMECGENFSWSGNLRSHQRTHTGEKPFQCMECGKSFSHSGGLRSHQRTHTGEKLYQCMECGKSFGQRGNLVTHQRIHTRLEEETCLQISYST; encoded by the coding sequence ATGGAAAACCTTCATCCCCATTCCACATCACATATAGAGGAGAAGCTGCATAAGTGTatggactgtgggaaatgtttcatgtGGAGAAGTTCTCTTACTACACATCAacaaactcacacaggagagaagccatacacatgcatggaatgtggaaagagcttcagtcagagtgcacAGTGgagttcccatcaaaggacccacacaggagagaagccatatacatgcatggaatgtggaaagaacttcagttGGAGTAGCAATCTGCTTtcccatcaaagaactcacacaggggagaagccatatacttgcatggaatgtggaaagagcttcagtcgcagtgacattctgcgttcccatcaaagaacccacacaggggagaagccatatacatgcatggaatgtggaaagagcttcagccaCAGTGGGGAtctgcattcccatcaaaggatccacaccggggagaagccgtatcaatgcatagaatgtggaaagagcttcagtcacagagAAGCTCTGCGTTCCCACCAAAGGACCCACataggggagaagccgtatcaatgcatggaatgtggaaagagcttcatccAGAGCGGACAGCTGCATACCCACGAAAGgacacacacaggagagaagccacataagtgcatacaatgtggaaagagcttcagtcagattggaaatctgcgttcccatcaaagaacccacacaggggagaagccatatacatgcatggaatgtggagagaaCTTCAGTCGGATTGGACATCTGCATtcccatcaaagaacccacaccggggagaagccatatcaatgcaaggaatgtggaaagagcttcggtCGAAGGGACATTCTGCACTtccatcaaagaacccacacgggggagaagccatatcaatgcatggaatgtgaaaagagcttcagtcagagtggacagcTGCGtcgccatcaaaggacccacacaggggagaagccacataagtgcatggaatgtggaaagagcttcagccaaAGTGGAGTTCTGCgtttccatcaaaggactcacacaggggagaagccatatacatgcatggaatgtggagagaaCTTCAGTTGGAGTGgcaatctgcgttcccatcaaagaactcacacaggggagaagccgtttcaatgcatggaatgtggaaagagcttcagtcacagtggaggtctgcgttcccatcaaaggacccacacaggggagaagctgtatcaatgcatggaatgtggaaagagcttcggtCAGAGGGGAAATCTGGTTACCCATCAGAGGATCCACACACGGTTAGAGGAAGAGACCTGCCTTCAAATTTCTTATTCTACTTAA